Proteins encoded by one window of Kribbella flavida DSM 17836:
- a CDS encoding DMT family transporter, producing the protein MSTETLPPSVRRAAPPRALPFLAAAGFVVFWSSGFIGARWGTEYSSAFDLLAWRFLLAGTIAAVALAIRRPRITRADLITHTGMAVLTQFVYLGLIFVGIDHGISAGITALIGSLQPILIATVAGPLLGERVSPLQWAGLALGLGGVGLVVADDLGSGHGSPWLFALPVAGLLGLAAGTVLERRRKPQTNLLDALCLQSVVSGVLFIVVATATQQMTVPGELGFYGAAVWLVVFSTAGGWGLYLVNLRLSGATRVSSMLYLVPPTTMVLAYLMFGETIGPIALAGMLVCAVAVLLIRRPARAR; encoded by the coding sequence ATGAGCACCGAAACCCTGCCTCCCTCCGTACGCCGAGCCGCCCCGCCCCGAGCGCTCCCGTTCCTCGCGGCCGCGGGCTTCGTCGTGTTCTGGAGCTCCGGGTTCATCGGCGCCCGCTGGGGCACGGAGTACAGCTCGGCCTTCGATCTGCTGGCCTGGCGGTTCCTGCTCGCCGGCACGATCGCGGCCGTTGCGCTGGCCATCCGGCGGCCACGAATCACCCGAGCCGACCTGATCACCCACACCGGGATGGCGGTCCTCACCCAGTTCGTCTACCTGGGCCTGATCTTCGTCGGGATCGACCACGGGATCTCCGCCGGCATCACGGCGCTCATCGGCTCGCTCCAGCCCATCCTGATCGCCACGGTCGCCGGACCGCTGCTCGGTGAGCGGGTGTCGCCGCTGCAGTGGGCCGGCCTGGCGCTGGGCCTGGGCGGTGTCGGCCTGGTGGTCGCGGACGACCTCGGCTCGGGCCACGGGTCGCCATGGCTCTTCGCGCTGCCTGTGGCCGGCCTGCTCGGGCTGGCCGCGGGCACGGTCCTTGAGCGGAGGCGTAAGCCGCAGACCAACCTGCTCGACGCGCTCTGCCTGCAGAGCGTTGTCTCCGGTGTCCTGTTCATCGTGGTGGCCACTGCTACGCAGCAGATGACCGTTCCTGGCGAGCTGGGTTTCTACGGTGCTGCGGTGTGGCTGGTGGTGTTCTCCACCGCAGGCGGCTGGGGGCTCTACCTGGTCAACCTGCGGTTGTCCGGAGCGACGCGAGTCAGCTCCATGCTGTACCTGGTGCCGCCGACCACGATGGTGCTCGCCTACTTGATGTTCGGCGAGACGATCGGCCCGATCGCCCTGGCCGGGATGCTCGTCTGCGCAGTTGCCGTCCTGCTGATCCGCCGGCCGGCCCGAGCGCGGTGA
- a CDS encoding TetR/AcrR family transcriptional regulator — protein MVDQTLRQAAAELLVERTEAHAPAKPLTAAGERILAAASALFYAQGIRAVGVDAIADAAAVTKKTLYDRFGSKDQLVAAYLENRNRRWHAFLDEQLAARRPTRPEDVILTLFAALTDWMAESRRGCGFINASVELTAPDHPAMPVIVGQKRWMRAEFLAQAERAGFQQCEELADRLLLLHEGALVSYRVAAMENAPEVAHRAAADLLASWPRSAG, from the coding sequence ATGGTCGACCAGACGCTGAGACAAGCCGCCGCGGAACTGCTCGTGGAGCGCACCGAGGCGCACGCTCCAGCCAAGCCACTGACTGCGGCTGGGGAGCGGATCCTGGCTGCTGCGTCGGCGCTGTTCTACGCGCAGGGCATCCGCGCCGTCGGCGTGGACGCGATCGCCGACGCGGCGGCCGTGACGAAGAAGACGCTGTACGACCGGTTCGGATCGAAGGACCAGCTGGTCGCGGCGTACCTGGAGAATCGCAACCGGCGCTGGCACGCCTTCCTGGACGAGCAGCTCGCCGCTCGCCGGCCGACACGGCCGGAGGACGTGATTCTGACGCTGTTCGCCGCCTTGACCGACTGGATGGCGGAGTCGCGCCGGGGCTGCGGCTTCATCAACGCCAGTGTCGAGCTCACGGCCCCCGACCACCCCGCGATGCCGGTGATCGTCGGGCAGAAGCGGTGGATGCGGGCGGAGTTCCTGGCTCAGGCCGAACGAGCCGGTTTCCAGCAGTGCGAGGAGCTGGCGGACCGGTTGTTGCTGCTGCACGAGGGTGCACTGGTCAGCTACCGGGTGGCTGCGATGGAGAACGCGCCCGAAGTAGCTCACCGGGCGGCGGCCGATCTGCTGGCTTCCTGGCCGCGCTCCGCCGGTTAG
- a CDS encoding flavin reductase family protein, producing the protein MRVDVDPDVVGGREFYAVLNSVVVPRPIAWVSSVSADGVLNLAPHSFFTVACVRPPMVQFTSVGRKDSLTNVEATGEFVVNFAAERLFEQVNATGTNFPAGVSEFEAVGLTPEPARAVAVPRVAESPVAIECTLHTTLELGDSTVVIGHVRHLAIASEVMDGDHPDIQRLRPLARLGKDEWSTLGEVRAISRIRYDDWPGHFAPKQ; encoded by the coding sequence GTGCGAGTGGATGTAGATCCGGACGTGGTGGGTGGGCGGGAGTTCTACGCGGTGTTGAACTCCGTGGTGGTGCCGCGGCCGATTGCGTGGGTGTCGTCGGTGTCGGCGGACGGTGTGCTGAATCTGGCGCCGCACTCGTTCTTCACGGTGGCGTGTGTGCGGCCGCCGATGGTGCAGTTCACCTCGGTCGGGCGCAAGGACAGCTTGACCAACGTCGAGGCGACCGGGGAGTTCGTGGTGAACTTCGCGGCCGAGCGGTTGTTCGAGCAGGTGAACGCGACCGGGACGAACTTTCCGGCGGGGGTGTCGGAGTTCGAGGCGGTCGGACTGACCCCGGAGCCGGCCCGCGCCGTGGCGGTGCCGCGGGTGGCCGAGTCGCCGGTGGCGATCGAGTGCACGCTGCACACGACGCTCGAGCTCGGTGACTCGACGGTGGTGATCGGGCACGTCCGGCATCTGGCGATCGCCTCGGAGGTGATGGACGGCGACCACCCGGACATCCAGCGTCTCCGCCCGCTGGCCCGGCTCGGCAAGGACGAGTGGTCGACGCTCGGCGAAGTCCGCGCGATCAGCCGCATCCGGTACGACGACTGGCCGGGGCACTTCGCGCCGAAGCAGTAG
- a CDS encoding molybdopterin-dependent oxidoreductase, whose product MTSHQRIPAAVGGLFAAAAGLGLGELTAALAGGTSPVVGVGTQMIDLAPGPLKDWAVKNLGTADKPILVGGVLVAVAVFAMAAGVIGLKRPRVALGMTVLLGLLAILAAATGRSLATNGVVRVLPGVITLLVATAGMYLVLRSRGYSLRGSRKQPPEADATATSSLTTTGSPTSGASATAGQAAGAEIAGTEAGTETAGAHAAIPEAEAPSGFDRRKFLVTTFALGAVGAGGAVVSRVLPGGVDEATRRAIRIPAAASRAKVLPAGVAANVAGVSPFVTPNKSFYRVDTLLTVPKVDPRNWELRVHGMVDRELRLNFADLLNRRLVERDITLTCVSNEVGGPYVGNARWIGVPIAEILREAGVQAGADAVKSTSVDGLTIGTPLQALTDGRDALFALGMNGEPLPFDHGFPVRMVVPGLYGYVSATKWIVDFEVTRFDDFSAYWTDRGWAVEAPIKTASRIDVPKGFARVKPGPAVAAGVAWAQHRGIAKVEVQVDDGPWQEAQLADEAGIDIWRQWTFRWNATSGNHTLTVRATDKTGQVQTADRAAPRPNGSSGLHNTVVMVE is encoded by the coding sequence ATGACCTCGCATCAGCGCATCCCAGCAGCAGTCGGTGGCCTTTTTGCCGCCGCGGCCGGTCTCGGCCTCGGGGAGCTGACTGCCGCGCTTGCGGGTGGGACGTCGCCGGTGGTCGGGGTCGGTACCCAGATGATCGATCTGGCTCCCGGTCCGTTGAAGGACTGGGCGGTGAAGAACCTCGGGACGGCGGACAAGCCGATCCTGGTCGGCGGGGTCCTGGTCGCGGTCGCGGTGTTCGCGATGGCGGCCGGAGTGATCGGCCTCAAGCGGCCCCGGGTCGCGCTCGGGATGACCGTTCTGCTGGGGCTGCTGGCGATTCTGGCGGCGGCCACCGGGCGGTCGTTGGCGACCAACGGGGTGGTGCGGGTGCTGCCCGGCGTCATCACGTTGCTGGTGGCAACTGCCGGCATGTATTTGGTCCTGCGCTCGCGGGGCTATTCGCTCCGTGGGAGCAGAAAGCAACCACCAGAAGCCGACGCCACGGCCACGAGCTCCCTGACGACGACGGGCTCCCCGACGAGCGGCGCCTCGGCGACTGCCGGACAAGCGGCCGGCGCCGAGATCGCCGGCACCGAGGCCGGCACCGAGACTGCCGGCGCCCACGCAGCGATCCCGGAAGCCGAAGCACCGTCCGGCTTCGATCGGCGCAAGTTCCTGGTGACGACGTTCGCGCTGGGTGCGGTCGGTGCCGGTGGAGCTGTGGTGTCCCGGGTCCTGCCCGGCGGCGTGGACGAGGCGACACGGCGGGCGATCAGGATTCCCGCGGCGGCCAGCCGGGCGAAGGTCCTGCCGGCCGGAGTCGCCGCGAACGTGGCCGGCGTGAGCCCCTTCGTGACGCCGAACAAGTCCTTCTACCGCGTCGACACCCTGCTCACCGTGCCCAAGGTGGACCCCCGGAACTGGGAACTGCGCGTGCACGGCATGGTGGACCGCGAGCTCCGGCTGAACTTCGCCGACCTGCTCAACCGCCGCCTGGTCGAGCGTGACATCACCCTGACCTGTGTCTCCAACGAGGTCGGTGGACCCTACGTCGGCAACGCCCGCTGGATCGGCGTACCGATCGCCGAGATCCTGCGAGAGGCGGGTGTGCAGGCCGGTGCGGACGCGGTGAAGTCGACCAGTGTCGACGGTCTCACCATCGGCACCCCGTTGCAGGCGCTCACCGACGGCCGGGACGCGCTCTTCGCGCTCGGCATGAACGGCGAACCGTTGCCCTTCGACCACGGCTTCCCGGTCCGGATGGTGGTGCCCGGCCTGTACGGGTACGTCTCCGCGACGAAGTGGATCGTCGACTTCGAGGTCACCCGGTTCGACGACTTCAGCGCCTACTGGACCGACCGCGGCTGGGCCGTCGAGGCCCCGATCAAGACCGCGTCGCGGATCGACGTTCCGAAGGGGTTCGCCCGGGTCAAGCCCGGCCCGGCGGTCGCCGCCGGCGTCGCCTGGGCACAGCACCGGGGCATCGCCAAGGTCGAGGTCCAGGTCGACGACGGGCCCTGGCAGGAGGCGCAGCTCGCCGACGAGGCCGGCATCGACATCTGGCGCCAGTGGACCTTCCGCTGGAACGCCACCTCGGGCAACCACACCCTCACCGTCCGCGCGACCGACAAGACCGGACAGGTGCAGACGGCCGACCGCGCCGCCCCGCGACCGAACGGGTCGAGCGGCCTGCACAACACGGTGGTGATGGTCGAGTAA
- a CDS encoding aminoglycoside phosphotransferase family protein, translating into MPPSRGGAAQRCDHGLERTVDVDVTGSGGSGGAWSSGGSDGSGGARGSGAPSGSGGSSGPGGPGGHGGSSGSGGSSGSGSSSGEAEAMGVAVEVARRLGVPTAEVVEVAGGVANRAFRLGGELILRMPREERFAADLRKEVGVVPLARQAGVRTPAIVAEGVVHGAGGPSTPYVVTERVEGNDLADGAAGIEVWGELGRQIALLHATARQPIAGVPEDGSDRSTAVGELVERGYLDAGTADWLERWLDELSSRFDLNAPQVLLHGDLGRQNVMVRAGRFQALIDWGDAAWGPRAMEFAKLRLQEVAQLLPSYRSAAAVRCETGELEAEVLWFHLAWGVANLKGPPRPGQRHWTASPASRMLGALRFLTSSPPEPWPGLIKKVDLWD; encoded by the coding sequence ATGCCGCCGTCGCGCGGCGGGGCGGCGCAAAGGTGTGATCACGGACTGGAGAGGACGGTGGACGTGGACGTGACCGGCTCAGGGGGCTCGGGCGGTGCGTGGAGTTCCGGCGGTTCCGACGGTTCGGGCGGCGCCCGTGGCTCCGGCGCTCCCAGCGGCTCCGGCGGCTCCAGCGGTCCCGGCGGTCCCGGCGGTCACGGCGGTTCCAGCGGCTCCGGCGGTTCCAGCGGCTCCGGCAGTTCGAGCGGGGAGGCGGAGGCGATGGGCGTTGCCGTGGAGGTGGCGAGGCGGCTGGGTGTGCCGACAGCGGAGGTCGTCGAGGTTGCTGGAGGTGTGGCCAATCGAGCGTTTCGGCTGGGTGGCGAGTTGATCCTGCGCATGCCGCGGGAGGAGAGGTTCGCGGCTGATCTTCGGAAGGAGGTGGGCGTGGTTCCGTTGGCGCGGCAGGCTGGGGTGCGGACGCCGGCGATCGTGGCGGAGGGGGTGGTGCACGGAGCAGGCGGGCCCAGTACGCCGTACGTGGTGACGGAGCGAGTTGAGGGCAACGATCTTGCCGATGGTGCCGCGGGCATCGAAGTGTGGGGAGAGCTCGGCCGCCAGATCGCGTTGCTGCACGCAACAGCGCGGCAACCGATCGCCGGAGTGCCCGAGGACGGGAGCGATCGGAGCACGGCGGTCGGGGAGCTGGTCGAGCGCGGGTACCTCGACGCCGGCACGGCGGACTGGTTGGAGAGGTGGCTCGACGAGTTGAGCAGCAGGTTCGACCTGAACGCGCCGCAGGTGTTGCTGCATGGGGATCTCGGGCGGCAGAACGTGATGGTGCGAGCTGGTCGGTTCCAGGCGTTGATCGACTGGGGTGATGCCGCATGGGGGCCGCGGGCGATGGAGTTCGCCAAGTTGCGGCTGCAGGAGGTCGCGCAGCTGCTGCCCAGTTACCGGAGTGCCGCAGCGGTGCGGTGCGAGACCGGCGAGTTGGAAGCCGAGGTGCTCTGGTTCCACCTCGCCTGGGGAGTCGCGAACCTCAAAGGCCCACCCAGACCGGGTCAGCGGCACTGGACGGCGTCGCCCGCGAGCCGGATGCTCGGGGCGCTTCGGTTCCTGACGTCCTCGCCGCCGGAGCCCTGGCCGGGGTTGATCAAGAAGGTGGATCTCTGGGACTGA
- a CDS encoding acyl-CoA thioesterase: MSDVPASRPSSAARLSLSHITAQHETNLLGTVHGGVIMTLVDSVAGVVAARHSGGPAVTASMDEMVFLVPVRVGDVVHFTAQVNWTGRSSMEIGVRITADRWDSVGPQVHVATAYLVFVAVDADGQPRQVPQVEPENDEDRRRMREAEIRRSHRLARRKAIIDSREGAA; encoded by the coding sequence ATGTCCGACGTCCCGGCGTCCCGGCCGTCCTCGGCGGCCCGGTTATCACTCTCGCACATCACGGCGCAGCACGAGACGAACCTGCTCGGCACCGTGCACGGCGGCGTGATCATGACCTTGGTGGACTCGGTCGCCGGCGTGGTCGCGGCCCGGCACTCCGGCGGGCCCGCGGTCACCGCGTCGATGGACGAGATGGTGTTCCTGGTGCCGGTCCGCGTCGGCGATGTCGTGCACTTCACCGCGCAGGTGAACTGGACCGGCCGCAGCTCGATGGAGATCGGTGTCCGGATCACCGCCGACCGCTGGGACTCTGTCGGCCCGCAGGTGCACGTGGCGACCGCTTACCTGGTGTTCGTCGCGGTGGACGCCGACGGGCAGCCGCGGCAGGTGCCACAGGTGGAGCCGGAGAACGACGAGGACCGCCGGCGGATGCGCGAGGCCGAGATCCGCCGCAGCCACCGGTTGGCCCGGCGCAAGGCGATCATCGACTCCCGCGAGGGGGCGGCATGA
- a CDS encoding MarR family winged helix-turn-helix transcriptional regulator, whose amino-acid sequence MAEPRWLDEKEQQAWRAFIAAQRVVNGRIEQQLQRDAGMPHTYFEILVRLSEAPEGRLRMSELAVSTLGSRSRLSHAVNRLEKVGWVRREGIESDRRGQVAILTEAGLQKLKETAPGHVETVRAAVFDALSDDQVEQLHDICATLARHSGGTYDSAAWESR is encoded by the coding sequence ATGGCGGAACCCCGGTGGCTGGACGAGAAAGAGCAGCAGGCCTGGCGTGCGTTCATCGCCGCCCAGCGGGTGGTCAACGGCCGGATCGAGCAACAGCTGCAGCGTGACGCCGGCATGCCGCACACGTACTTCGAGATCCTCGTCCGGCTCTCCGAAGCGCCTGAGGGGCGGCTGCGGATGAGCGAGCTGGCCGTCTCCACCCTGGGTTCACGCAGCAGGCTCTCGCACGCGGTGAACAGGCTGGAGAAGGTCGGTTGGGTCCGTCGCGAGGGGATCGAGTCCGACCGGCGTGGTCAGGTCGCGATCCTCACCGAGGCCGGACTGCAGAAACTGAAGGAGACCGCGCCCGGTCACGTCGAGACGGTCCGCGCTGCGGTCTTCGACGCGCTCAGCGACGACCAGGTCGAGCAGCTGCACGACATCTGCGCGACCCTGGCCCGGCACTCCGGGGGTACCTACGACAGCGCCGCCTGGGAGTCCCGCTGA
- a CDS encoding fasciclin domain-containing protein, whose translation MSNTLKRVALATSAVSLLLATAACGSGDDAGTSAPAASTSTSAPAETPSTSPSMDNAAGLVGPGCADYAKANPNGAGSIDGMAAEPVATAASGNPLLKTLVASVSGKLNPKVDLVSTLNGGEFTVFAPIDSAFAKIPAATINTLKTDSALLTKILTFHVVPGQLDPTAVVGKQTTVQKGVVTVTGSGQSLKVNNANVVCGGVKTANATVYLIDTVLMPAAG comes from the coding sequence ATGTCGAACACCCTGAAGCGCGTCGCCCTCGCCACCTCCGCCGTGTCGTTGCTGCTCGCAACCGCCGCCTGCGGAAGCGGCGACGACGCCGGCACCAGCGCTCCGGCGGCCTCGACCTCCACCTCGGCTCCGGCCGAGACCCCGAGCACCTCGCCGTCGATGGACAACGCGGCCGGCCTGGTCGGTCCGGGCTGCGCCGACTACGCGAAGGCCAACCCGAACGGCGCCGGTTCGATCGACGGAATGGCGGCCGAGCCGGTCGCGACCGCCGCGTCGGGCAACCCGCTGCTCAAGACGCTGGTCGCCTCGGTGTCGGGCAAGCTCAACCCGAAGGTGGACCTGGTCTCCACGCTCAACGGCGGCGAGTTCACCGTGTTCGCCCCGATCGACTCCGCCTTCGCCAAGATCCCGGCCGCGACCATCAACACGCTGAAGACCGACAGCGCGCTGCTGACCAAGATCCTGACCTTCCACGTTGTCCCGGGTCAGCTCGACCCGACGGCCGTGGTGGGCAAGCAGACCACCGTGCAGAAGGGCGTGGTCACCGTGACCGGCTCCGGCCAGTCGCTGAAGGTCAACAACGCGAACGTCGTCTGCGGTGGCGTGAAGACCGCCAACGCCACGGTCTACCTGATCGACACCGTGCTGATGCCCGCGGCCGGCTGA
- a CDS encoding potassium channel family protein, which produces MMPVLRGVRWHPSAVLLVVQLLGVLVYPAMEGSRGGRVAFETLGIVVLVLAVFSVRSTPGLTWVSVCLGLPAVVLSMVDAFRPMEAIVPISGAFHAAFYFYAAYSLLRYMLSDHHVSVDELFATGATFTLVAWGFAYVFVCVQALDPGSFIAAVNPEQDRSWMELLFLSFTTLSSTGLSDIVPIKSWARSVVMLEQLAGLGYVAMVVSRVVGLTVTRRN; this is translated from the coding sequence ATGATGCCGGTGTTGCGCGGAGTGCGGTGGCATCCGTCGGCCGTGCTGCTGGTGGTGCAGCTGCTCGGCGTGCTGGTCTACCCGGCGATGGAGGGCTCGCGCGGTGGCCGGGTCGCGTTCGAGACGCTCGGCATCGTCGTCCTGGTGCTCGCGGTGTTCTCGGTGCGGTCGACCCCTGGCCTCACCTGGGTCAGCGTCTGCCTGGGCCTTCCTGCGGTCGTGCTCTCGATGGTCGACGCGTTCCGCCCGATGGAGGCGATCGTGCCGATCTCCGGCGCCTTCCACGCGGCGTTCTACTTCTACGCGGCCTACAGCCTGCTGCGCTACATGCTGTCCGACCACCACGTCAGCGTCGACGAGCTGTTCGCGACCGGCGCGACGTTCACGCTGGTGGCCTGGGGGTTCGCCTACGTGTTCGTGTGTGTGCAGGCGCTGGATCCCGGCAGCTTCATCGCCGCGGTCAATCCGGAGCAGGACCGTAGCTGGATGGAGCTGCTGTTCCTCAGCTTCACCACGCTGTCGAGCACCGGGCTGAGTGACATCGTGCCGATCAAGTCCTGGGCGCGGTCCGTGGTCATGCTCGAGCAGCTGGCCGGTCTCGGCTACGTCGCGATGGTCGTGTCCCGCGTGGTCGGTCTGACCGTCACGCGGCGCAACTGA